CCGCACCTCCTTCTCGCCGGGAAGCGGCGAACCGTTTATTATGTCGACCGATAACGCCGCCGTATGGATACCCGGCGTGTCGTTCTTGTGCTCGTCTGTCTGGTGACGGCGATCATGGCTATCAGAGGGTTTGTCGCGCTCCAGAACGTGGAGTTCGGCACGGTCGGGCGACAGCTCGGTGTGGGGGCGATCGTCTTCATCTTCGGGATCGCACTTGTCCGTCGATGGGATGAGATCGGGTAATAATTGACGTAGCGTTCGGTGATTCATCAACACTCAACACGGTCCACAATCGGCAGGTCACATCGAGTTAGCGGAGAGCCACAACGGATAGAATTATTAAGATATCAGGGTAATCCTCCGTTGACGTACGAAATCCAGGTTGATAACGGAATAGTTACTGTGACGAGGTGTTCTCTGTCCAAGGATCTAGTCTTTCATATCCGTCCTCCAGGCTCTTCTCCTTCTACAGATGATGCACTGGAGTGTTTCCTTCGTACGGCAGAACCCAAACCTGTGTGTTTAATCTACTAGATTAAGAATCACAATGTAGGTGATTTCGTTTGGGAACTACTCAGAGCCACGACAGCGGACACGGCCATGATAGTGGCGAACGGAGCATCCGGAAATTGGGCGTGGTCGCCCTGATCAACCTCGTCGGCTTCGTGATCGAACTTGCTGGTGGTCTCCTCTTCGGTTCCGTAGCCCTGATCGGCGACGCCTTCCACATGCTGTTCGACGCGCTCGCGTACGTTCTCGCCTTCGGTGCCGCCTACGTCTCACGACGTACTGAACCAGGCGAGTACTGGTCATACGGACTGGACCGTGTCGAGCCGTTCACTGCGTTTCTGAACGGTGTCCTCCTCGTTCCGATGGTGGGATACCTCGTCTGGGAGTCCTATCAGCGATTCCTCAAACCCGTCGAGATCGATCCGTTGATGACAGCAGGACTCGCTACGGGCGGACTGGTCGTGAACTTCGCGTCCGTGTACTACTTACAGGGCGGCGAAATGAACCTCAACGAGAAGGGTGCGTACTACCATCTTATCGGGGATACCGGCGCGTCCGTCGCTGTCATCGTTTCGATGCTCGTTGTTGAGTTCACTGGATCGACACTCGCTGACCCAATCACGGCAGTGTTGATCGCGGTCATCATTATCTGGTCGGCTGTGAAACTACTCCGTGAGAGCGGCAAAATATTCTTCCAGCGGAGTCCGGTTTCCGTCGACGAAGTCGAAACCCGGTTAAAACAACTCGAGGGCGTCGTGGCAGTCGATGATGTACACGTTTGGCAGTTATCGAGTACGATCCGCGTCGCGTCGATGCATCTGAAAGACGATGTCCAGTCACTCGAGGAGCGGGAGAAACTCAAAACACAGGCTGTCGACGTTCTTCACGACGAATTCGACGTTGACCACGCGACTATCGACATGGCTAGTGAATCGAACGAATATGCACAGGTGCCAGAGCATCAGTAAGCGATGACGGCGTGGGACTCACGGTTTCTCTGAGCACTTCACGTTACCTGCAAGTAGAGGGCGGAGAGCAATACGGCATTATACACACCATGGATCACAGCTGGGGTTACGAGGTTCTCCGCATATTCGTAGGTGGCGCCGAGGACGAGTGCGAGAACGAACACGACGGCCATGTAGGTGAGTTGGCCATCACCACTGAGAGCTGTCGTGTGACTCACAGCGAAGATCGCACTCGCAATAACGACTGCACTCCCTGGCCGGAAGGTTTGTCGTAGTGTTCCCTGGATAAGCCCTCGGAATAAGAATTCTTCGCCAGGACCAACGAGCAGTAGTGAGAATGGCACTACGCTCTTGTGACGTAGATTGTTGGTGAGTCAGAGAACTGCTTGGACAATCTCTTTCAGTGCCTCTCGACCCGGTTTATGGAGGATTCGTCGCCGAAGCTGGAGCGGTCTGAGATACGCTGTCAGTTTGTCCTTTGAGACGCCTCGATGCGGCGAGAGCCACCGTCGCGCCAGCGACGCGTGGCTCTCGCACGTGTTCACGTGCGCGTCTCCATCAGCGTACTCGCCGTCATCGTGAATTACTGCTTCTCGGTGGAAGTTCTCGTCATCGTCGAGTGGATCGTAGGCCCGAAATCCGTCAGTATACACGGTCAGCGACTCCTTCTCGTGGTTGCCGAGAAGGAGTCGCACCGTCGCTTCGTCGGCGGATTTCGCCGGAATGACGTATCGCTGACCGCTGCCGCGATCCACGAGGACGAACACGGGTGGTTTGTCTTGATCATACGTTCCGCGTCCGCGTCGAGAGAGGCCGCGAGAGCGCGACCAGCGGTCGCGCTCGCGGCCTTTCAAGCCGGAAGAGACGTAGAACTCGTCAATCTCGACCGGGCCAACGAGAGAGATGTCTGGCGCGTCGAGCGTTCTGGCGAACTGCTCGACGCGCCGGCGAAGTGAACGATACGAAACGTCAATTTCAGCATCTAACTGGCGGATACTCGTGTTGAATCGGAGGAACGAGTAGAACGCGAACAAGAGCTTGTCGAGGCCGATCTTCGCGTGCGCGAAGATCGTGCCAGTCTTGTCGTTGAACGTGCGGTCGCAATCCTTACAGAGATACCGTTGATACTCTCGATAGCTGCCGTGTTTGATCACTGACTCAGACCGGCAGCGGGGGCAACAGAGGCCCTCGCGGCGCTCGCCTCTGAACTCAGCAATTCAAATGGGAACATTGCGTTCGGGTGACGCGTTCGCGTCACCCTTGCCCGCTACGCTTCCACAGCGACAGCTCTACCTGACCAACAATCTACTTCCGAAGAGCGTAAGAGGCAAAGGAGGATACCCAATACGTAGGACACCGACCTCATTTGACGTACCGAACTCGCAAAGTCGGAGTGACCACGGACTCGTTATGTAGACACCATGAGTCGTCTACGGATGTCGAATTCTGTTTCGTAAAGTGATTAGGCTTAACTGGATTCGCCAGTGAGATCAATATGCTCCGTTGGTGTAGCTCGGCCAATCATCTCGGTATCTCACGCCGAGGACCGAGGTTCAAATCCTCGATGGAGCATCTCCAACCCGCTTCGACCCTCTATAGGCCGACCTCATATCTGCCCACTACACGACTAGCTTCACAGAATCGCGTGTTGGGCAGGTATACCTCCGTAGAACTAGTTGCAATCACCAGCCTATGTCTGGTTGCTTTTGCTACCGCGACGGTCGTATTTACCGTAGGCGGAACTCCTTCAAGCACGTTGTCGACGGCAGGTAGATGTCAAGAAAGCCAGTGGCATCCTCGTCATCGCCGATCAGAACGATGATCTTCGTATCACGGTTGCTCAGCTGCGTGAGCGTGTCATCTCTACCCAATTGTGATTCGCCGACGACAACGTCGCCGTTTCGGAGACACTCGAAGACGATTTCGTCGAACACGATGATACCGCGGATCACTGTTTCCTCGATACTCGTTGCGACGGAGAATGGTGTCGCGAACTCGAGTACCCATGGACACCCGATCAAGACACTGACAACGCCGTCAGGACGGCGATCGAGACGCCAGCCCCCATCACGAGCGACCAGCCGCCAGCAATACCGCTCCGCCCACGACGACTGAAAGACCGGACGACCCGGATCGATCGACCCATCGCTGGATGCCGTGGTCTCCGCTCTGGTGACCTCAGACCCACGTGATGAGCCGTCAACTCTGCTGGATACACTGTCACTCACCGTGAACACAGCAGCCCCGTTTGTGACGACCGCTCCGCCGACGAGATTGTCGCCCACTCGCTTCAGGGCTGGAAGGTGATTCACCCGCCGTGACTGCTTTCTCGACCGTACATTCGCTCTCGGCAAGATCAGAGCTATTTCTGAATATACAAAGAATACATAATAATCGCGAGTGCGAAAGCGACGAACATACTATTTATGAGGACAACATATGCCAATGAGACAGAGAAGAACTGATTAGCTACACCTGTCAACAGTGCTCCGAGCGTGAGGACACCAAATCCGATACCCAGAACGCGGAGAGAATTCTCACCAGTTCGCCGATAAGCTTTGAACGCGATATAAGTAATTCCACCCCCGAGAATCAGGATTACAAACTTAACTATCGCAATTGCGGGTACAACTTCCTTCATATTTCGTCCCCCATCATTGTCCAGATGTCAGCAAGTCGCTCGTCGGTAGACTGTGATAGCCGCTCGATATTCACCGAAAACTCACCCGTGTCATCCAGGGAAATCATTACGTCATTGAATGACCGCTCGTAGTGAGTGACACGTCCGCCACCGGGATTGATCGTATCCCACTTTCGTACGAGAGCAGCGGAGCTGAGAAGTTCTAATTTGCGATACAACGTCGACTTGGGGATGTCACAGACATCGCTCAATTCGTTTGCAGTCATAGGTTCAATGGTTTCGCGGAGAATGGATCGACACTCAGGATCGTCCAACGCATCGAGGACATCTTGTAACGCCGGTGTGTCCTCAGATGACGCTGAATTGTCTCGCATTGTTCTATTAAATATGTTGGGCGGAATATGGGGTCCAATTGTTCTTCGGGAATGCTCCTGATGGTTCGGATCTAAGACCGGTTGCGATATCCAGCTCATAACAGGTAAGTTGTCGAAAGAATCGCGAGATGAGAGTCGACATAGTGATACTAATAGCGGGGTGTTATAACCTATACTGAGTTTCGGATCGTTGTGCCGTTTCTTCAATGATTTCGGAGAAGCCTCGCCCGAGCGAACTGATGAACTCGTCATTATGAAAGTGGGTACATGTTTGTTCGACAGCAATCAAATGTTTGTCAACTGAATTAACAATATCTATTACGTAAGAAGGTGGCTGGCTACTAACTGTTGTATCTCGATCAATCTTGGTCTCTATCTGAAATTTGCTCATATTAGAATTACGGCTGTGAGTGAATGAAGAGCTGTTTGCTGTCCGAACAGACCCACCCATTCAGGCATGCTTCTCATACACCTCGAGAAGTTCCTGATATCGGTTTTGGATCGTTACTTGGCTGACGTGGGCGATTTCACTTACAGTCTCCTGTGTGAGCTGTTCGTTCGTGAGATGGGTCGCAGCATACAGCGCGGCGGCCGCCAATCCTGCCGGGTTTTTCCCACTGTGGACACCATTATCTGTTGCCACCTCAAGAAGTTCTCTAGAACGTCGTTCTGCTTCATCGCTCACATCAAGCGATGACGCGAATTGTGGAAGATATTGAGTCGGATTTTGCGGCTCGATCTCCAACCCGAGTTCACGGGAGAGATATCGGTATGCTCGCTGGACTCTGATTTTTTTGACACGACTTACGTCGGAGAATTCAGTCAGTGGACGTGGCGTCCCATGCTGTCGAGCAGCCGCATACAACGAAGCCGTTGACATCCCCTCAATCGATCGGCCAGGTAGCAGGTCCTTCTCTACAGCACGCTTATACAGGATGCCGGCAGTTTCTCGGACTGATTTCGGAAGACCGAGAGCAGACGCCATGCGGTTGATCTCACCGAGTGCTTGTTTGAGATTTCGCTCATAGGAATCTTTCGCCCGAAACCGCTCATCCCACATCCGAAGGCGCTGTAGTTGAGCGCGTTTGCGATCAGGAACTGCTTGTCCGTAGGCATCCTTATCCCGCCAACCAATGGTAGTACTCAATCCCTTATCGTGCATCAGATGCGTCGTCGGGGAACCAACACGACTCTTTTCATCACGTTCTTCCGACGTGAACGCACGCCATTCCGGGCCGTGATCGACTCGGCTTTCCTTGAAAATTAACCCACAACCTTCACAAGCCGATTCACCTCCATTGCCCTTCTGAATGATTTGGCCTTGACACTCAGGACACACATTGCTCTCGATACACTCCGAGACCCGCTTGCGACTATCTAACGACTGTTCGTTGCTTTGTTTTTGACACATAATGATAATATTATGGACAGGTTTGCACCTCCAAATCGTGGGTCTTCTTGACAATTCGGAGGGGTGGCTCCGCAATGAACAAGTGGCGGAATCCCACTTAGGGGGAATCCGACCTATACCTTTGTCATCATGCCTTTAACAGCCTTATCGTAATTGGGAGGCATCCCATCAATCGAGATATGGCCCAAAATTCAGCGAACTCAAACTACCTTCGAAAGACGATTTCAGAGGGTCCAGTTAAGTTCGAGCACATCGCCGGCCTGACGCTGGTTCTGACGTACATCGTGATGCTTCTCGGCGCCTATACGAGTGCAATCGGTGCTGGACTCTCTTGCCCCGACTGGCCGAGCTGCTACGGTACCTGGGTACCCTTCTTCCAACCCGATATCATCGCAAATTCACCGTACTCTGCCCTGCAGATATTCGCCGAATGGGCCCACCGGGGACTTGCGATGACTGCTGGCCTCTTCATCGCGGGGACAGCAGTTGGTGCGTGGATTTTCTACCCAGACGATACGTTAGTCAAGTGGTCCGCAACAACGGCACTCATCTTGCTTCCAATTCAGGTCGTACTCGGACGACTGACTGTCACAGAGAACCTCGAACCAATAATAGTCACGACGCACCTCGGAGTCGCTATTCTCATTCTCCTCAGCCTGCTCATGACCGTCCTTACGACCTATCTTCGTGACACACGAGTCGATAAATCCAAAATATGGGGAGAAGCATGACCGATAGCGAACGCATCTCGACTATGCTCACATCATCTGGTGGAGGACATAGACTGTTAACGAGACGTCAGTTCCTCGCGACAAGTGGAGTATTGGCGCTCAGTGGATGTCTCGGTGGCGAAAATAATGAATCAACAAATGCTGCTGTTGATGATGCGGTAGCTAACGCGCCGGACCCAGACGACCCCACATCATCCACATACGCAAGAGCGGGAGCGGCCGACCGACCAACGGTGACCTACTATGGGAACTGGAAATGTCCGTACTGTGCAGACTTCAGCACAGATTTTCTCGGCAATATAGTCACAGACTACGTCGAGCCCGGAGACATCAGCCTACAATTCCGTGCGTTGGCCTACATCGACGGTGAGCCATTCCTCGCCTCTGATGCCCCTCGTGCCGCTCAAGGTGGTCTCGGTGTCTGGAATGTAGCTCCTGAAACCTACTGGCGATACCACGAATACGTCTTCGCCAATCAACCACCGGAGGGTGAGGAATGGGCAACCACTAACAAACTCGTGTCATTCGCTGAGGAGGCTGGAGTAACGGAGACGGAACAGCTCCGGACAAAAATTCAGGAACAAGCCTACGAATCACCGGTTCGAGAGACGAGTCAGGCAGCAGCCGACGCCGGCGTTTCGGGAACCCCCGCCCTTGTGATCGATGGTGAAACAGTCAACCCGCTGAGTGACGAACAACGAACTCGTACCCTTATCGAACAACTCGCAGATGGATCGTGATCGGATCTGGCTCGTATTGGGTAGTGCAACCCTCATCGCCGGGATCGCAACAGCTGGGAGTCTCTGGTTTAGCCTCGGACTGGTACCGTGTGACCTCTGTTGGTACCAACGAATTCTGATGTACCCACTAGTAATGGTTATGGGTGTCGCAGCGATCGAAGCTCGCCCTACTGTTTGGCGGACTAGTATTCCCTTGTCAGTTCTGGGTGGAGTGATCGCAACGTATCACACAGTGTTGCAAGCGCGACAACCACCTGCTCCCTCAAAGGACCGTGTGCCGCTGTACAATAGCAGTTCCTGTAGAAAAGATGACAATTCTGAATCTCTCACTTCTGGCATTCACGCTCATTACAGCCGCAGGAGCTATCTGTATAATTGTATCTGTGAGACAAACGAAGACAAAACCACGCAACCAATGATCAAACCCAATTTACAAGCACAACCCAGTATCAGAACTCGACGTATCGCTTTCACAGATCGATCAGTGACCAGTATTTTCAAATGACAGAATCAACGACACGGATTCAGTCTGTCGGGAGTGCAGTTGGGCTCACGTACGGCTCAACGGTTATCGGGTCGATAATTGTCACCATCGCTGCCGCACTGCTGGGCGCATTCGGGGTCGATGTAACCGCTCGTCCATCGTTGCGCCTCGTAATGAGCACGATCCTATTACAGGGGGTAACATTCGGAGGGCTCTCAATCCTCTATCTCAGATTTCGCGATCTCGACTTCGAATTCGTTTCGCTTTCGATTCCGGACAGGCGGGATATTGCTGTAATCATCGGGGGAATAGGTACACTTCTCGGATTGCTCATTGTCGCATCACGCGTTATCTCCTCACTCGGACTGGAATCGGCGGAAAACCAGGTAGTAACAGTTGGCCAGCAGAATCCGACAGCGTTTCTGATTCTCATCCCTCTATCGTTTCTGCTAGTCGGTCCGGGCGAAGAGCTGTTATACCGAGGACTGGTTCAGGGAACACTTCGAGAAACGCTACATCCAACCCGTGCAATCGTTCTTGCGAGTGCCCTCTTCGCGTCGATCCATCTCTTCTCGTTGAGTGGAGAAGGAAAGCTTGTGTACGTCGGTATCGCATTCGTGCTAGCTCTAGTACTCGGTGCGACCTACGAGTACACCGATAACCTCGTTGTTCCGGCTCTGATTCACGGTGCGTATAATGCGATACAGTTTACGAGCGCATATTTGACGGCCACAGGTGGAATGTAACTGTTTGCTACCCGTTGACCCCGGATACTAGCTCTCGTGACGGAGAACTAAGCGTTTGCTTGCCGGATCCGTCCGGCTGTTACCGAACATGTTAGCGTGCCCTCTCACAGACAGAGATTCTGCAGTCTCCCTTTATCGCGACAGCACAACGTCCAAATGGACCATGACCCGATCTTTCGGTGCCCCTGGAACTGGACTGTCCCGGCGGGAATTTCTCGCTGCAACCGGCGTGACGGGTGTATCGGCGTTGGCAGGCTGTTCATCAAAAACAATTAACGCGCCGACGGCGGCCGCGAACGCCCCGAACGAAGGACAGACGTCGTCTGACCTTCCCTACACCAGTCCTCCAACGGTGGTCAACGTCGACGAGCAGGGAGGTTCCGTAACGATGGGGACGCAGCCGGCGCGACACGCCGTCCACCCGCTCGATTCAATGGGTGGCCCGGTCGAGTTCCCGCGCGTCTGGGCGTGGCAGGCCGACGACAACGACCCGAGCGTTCCGGGCCCGATCCTCCGAACGACCGAAGGTAACGACATGGAAGTGACGCTCGACAACACGAACGGACGCCGGCCGCACACGATCCACTTCCACGGCGTCACGAAGACGTGGAAGAATGACGGCGTTCCGACGTCGACCGGCATCCAAGTCCCGGCAGGCGAGAAACACACGTACGAGATCCCGGCGAACGTTCCGGGGACGCACTTGTACCACTGTCACCTCCAGACCCACCGCCACATCGATATGGGGATGTACGGGATCTTCCGGGTCGACCCCGAAGGCTACGAACCGGCGGACCGGGAATACTTCATGACGATCAAAGACTGGGACTCGCGGGTCCCGAAGAAGTGGGCCGGTGAAGCGGACTTCACGTACGACACGGCCTCGCGCAATCCGGACGTCTTCACCGTCAACGGGAAGAGCGCACCCCGAACCCTCCATCCCGAACAGGGCTCTCCGATCATCGTCGATAAGGGAGATTTAGTCAGAATTCACCTCGTCAACGGCGGGTACATGTCCCACCCGATGCACATCCACAACCACCGCTTCCAGCGCGTCGAAAAGGACGGTGGAGTCGTCCCGGAAGCAGCCCGACACGACATCGACGTCACGAACATTGCCCCCGCCGAGCGGCACACGATCGAGTTCACGGCCGACGCGGACCCCGGCATCTACCTCATGCACTGCCACAAGGTCAACCACGTCATGAATGGGACGTTCTATCCCGGCGGGATGCTTACCGGAGTCGTGTATCGCTCCGTCATGGATTCGGACATCTTCAGCCAGCTCATGGAGTACGCCGGATACGAACCGAACTGATAAGATCGGACATTTTCACAAAACAACCTGATCGGGCTCTCTCCAAAACGTTTTGCCCGGACGGAAATTTCCGCGGAGTCACTTCAACGATTTCGTGAGGGCCGAAAGAGACAGATAATTGTATGCGGATCGCTAAACTTGGGTAATGCTTCCGAGAGGACGCCAACAGGATACAGACGGTGACAGAGAGGGCTCTCATCGAAGGTTCTCCCGCTTATGTATCCTGTTTTCAGTCGGGGTTATCCTCCTCTCTCTGATCCCGACCGTGGCCGCTCACGGTGGCTCCGAAGCGTCAGGCCTCTCGCAATCGCACGGACTGGCGATCGTTCTGATCGGCGTCCTGTCAGTCGGTACTCTCGTACTGCTCAAACGAAGCGGGCGAATCTCTCCGACAGCCGCTCTGTACGGGATTGCGGTCGGCATCGGGATTACTGTCGCCGGAGCGATTCTGTTCGAGGGGCTGGCCCCGGACCCGACGTATCAGGCCAGTTCGATGCCGTTCCCCCGGTCGTGGTATCAGCCGCTCGCGATCGTAACGGGTCTTTCGGTCGTGGTTGTGAGTTTCATCGTCGGGGTCGTGCGTTGGACAACATGTCCCCGGTACATGGTTCTCGGAATGATACTTGGAGGATGGATACTGTATCCGTACCTACTTCCGGGTTTTAGCGGCTACACGAATCCGATAGGTTACGGGATTGTCCTCGCAACACCACTGCTCGTTGGATATATTCTCTGGAAAGATGTGGGCCCGACGCTGTCCGTGATTCTTCAGGATCCGGTAGCACGTCGGTTCGGATTCGGTATCGGAGCCATGGTGAGTATCTTTTTTATGGCGACATCGGGGTATCTGTCGTTCTTCAGTGAGGAAGGTGCCCCCGAAGAGACAACTGTGGCCGTCTTATCCGTACTGTATCAGATCGTACGGTGGCCCACACTCGAAATACTCCTTCCGGACGTTCCGTTCTTCATCGCTATCTCTCCGGGAGTACTACTGGTACTCGGATCGCTTGGCGTTCTCGTGGGCCTGAATGCGGCCGCCGTTGCTCACTCTTGGCGTCTCAATCGTGAGGCAGGAGCGACACAGGGCACCGCCGGGACGGCGACGGTCGTCGGTGCGTGTACGTGTGGATGCTGTGGGCCGCTCGTCTCCCAAGTCGCAGTAATCGCCGCGGGTCCCACGATTGCGGCGCCGATATACTGGATCTTCGTCGATTCGGCGTCGCCGCTCAACTCGATATTCCTCTTGGGTAGCATCGCGCTATTCACCGGGACGCTCATCTATTCGATCGATTCCGCTACACCTACCCGAAAAGACGTGTTTGAGGTTAGTGCGGATTAGATAGACTCAACTACATCTGTTGATATCCTCTGTCGGTGATTGTTCACCGAGGTCTTGTTGAAATAAAGAGCGTATTGATCAGCAATATCAATCGGATAGAGACAACGCAGGGCGAGCATGGATCTCGACCCTGTGAATCTCACGGACTGGGCTGTACCACTACGGACTAGCGCGGAACTCACCGTGCTTCATCCCGAAGAAGAACGCGATGACCGAGAAGACGATCATTGAGGGGAGGACCATCATGAAGACCGTCGAGGGGGTCATCATAACCGTTAGCGCGACTGTTGCGACGGCGACGATCACAGCAAGTGGAATCACCGAGCGCGTGAAGTCGAATTCCATATCAGGAATGGTGGCTGGACAAACAAAGTGTTTAAGAAAGCAAATCTGATGATCAACTGATTTACAATTATCGCCGTGAAATCACACTGGCCGAGTGCTACATAGATCCTCTGATGGCACCGTAGAAAGGGGTGTTCTGACGAGAACACCCCGGCCCGATCACCGGTGATTCTCTCATCAAAACGGAGCCGTCACCACACAGGGACCAGCTGACAGCGACAAACGACACTTCTTGCCCGGCTATCCTGTCGATTTCTCTTGCTTCGCCTCCGATTCCAGGAATCTGGAGGCTCGCTTCAGGTTTCTCCCCATTGCTTTCGCTATCGAGGCGTTTTTCACCTTGATTTTCCCCGTGAACTTCGTTTTCTCACCGTCTTTGTGATACATCTCGTTCATCAATGACTCAACTCCGGCACGTAAGTTCAGGAACTCCTGTTCCG
This genomic stretch from Halorubrum depositum harbors:
- a CDS encoding COX15/CtaA family protein encodes the protein MAQNSANSNYLRKTISEGPVKFEHIAGLTLVLTYIVMLLGAYTSAIGAGLSCPDWPSCYGTWVPFFQPDIIANSPYSALQIFAEWAHRGLAMTAGLFIAGTAVGAWIFYPDDTLVKWSATTALILLPIQVVLGRLTVTENLEPIIVTTHLGVAILILLSLLMTVLTTYLRDTRVDKSKIWGEA
- a CDS encoding DUF7333 family protein, which codes for MEFDFTRSVIPLAVIVAVATVALTVMMTPSTVFMMVLPSMIVFSVIAFFFGMKHGEFRASP
- a CDS encoding transcription initiation factor IIB, with product MCQKQSNEQSLDSRKRVSECIESNVCPECQGQIIQKGNGGESACEGCGLIFKESRVDHGPEWRAFTSEERDEKSRVGSPTTHLMHDKGLSTTIGWRDKDAYGQAVPDRKRAQLQRLRMWDERFRAKDSYERNLKQALGEINRMASALGLPKSVRETAGILYKRAVEKDLLPGRSIEGMSTASLYAAARQHGTPRPLTEFSDVSRVKKIRVQRAYRYLSRELGLEIEPQNPTQYLPQFASSLDVSDEAERRSRELLEVATDNGVHSGKNPAGLAAAALYAATHLTNEQLTQETVSEIAHVSQVTIQNRYQELLEVYEKHA
- a CDS encoding CPBP family intramembrane glutamic endopeptidase; the encoded protein is MSTILLQGVTFGGLSILYLRFRDLDFEFVSLSIPDRRDIAVIIGGIGTLLGLLIVASRVISSLGLESAENQVVTVGQQNPTAFLILIPLSFLLVGPGEELLYRGLVQGTLRETLHPTRAIVLASALFASIHLFSLSGEGKLVYVGIAFVLALVLGATYEYTDNLVVPALIHGAYNAIQFTSAYLTATGGM
- a CDS encoding multicopper oxidase domain-containing protein, producing MTRSFGAPGTGLSRREFLAATGVTGVSALAGCSSKTINAPTAAANAPNEGQTSSDLPYTSPPTVVNVDEQGGSVTMGTQPARHAVHPLDSMGGPVEFPRVWAWQADDNDPSVPGPILRTTEGNDMEVTLDNTNGRRPHTIHFHGVTKTWKNDGVPTSTGIQVPAGEKHTYEIPANVPGTHLYHCHLQTHRHIDMGMYGIFRVDPEGYEPADREYFMTIKDWDSRVPKKWAGEADFTYDTASRNPDVFTVNGKSAPRTLHPEQGSPIIVDKGDLVRIHLVNGGYMSHPMHIHNHRFQRVEKDGGVVPEAARHDIDVTNIAPAERHTIEFTADADPGIYLMHCHKVNHVMNGTFYPGGMLTGVVYRSVMDSDIFSQLMEYAGYEPN
- a CDS encoding winged helix-turn-helix domain-containing protein, translating into MRDNSASSEDTPALQDVLDALDDPECRSILRETIEPMTANELSDVCDIPKSTLYRKLELLSSAALVRKWDTINPGGGRVTHYERSFNDVMISLDDTGEFSVNIERLSQSTDERLADIWTMMGDEI
- a CDS encoding CPBP family intramembrane glutamic endopeptidase, producing the protein MPFSLLLVGPGEEFLFRGLIQGTLRQTFRPGSAVVIASAIFAVSHTTALSGDGQLTYMAVVFVLALVLGATYEYAENLVTPAVIHGVYNAVLLSALYLQVT
- a CDS encoding disulfide bond formation protein B, whose translation is MDRDRIWLVLGSATLIAGIATAGSLWFSLGLVPCDLCWYQRILMYPLVMVMGVAAIEARPTVWRTSIPLSVLGGVIATYHTVLQARQPPAPSKDRVPLYNSSSCRKDDNSESLTSGIHAHYSRRSYLYNCICETNEDKTTQPMIKPNLQAQPSIRTRRIAFTDRSVTSIFK
- a CDS encoding cation diffusion facilitator family transporter, coding for MGVVALINLVGFVIELAGGLLFGSVALIGDAFHMLFDALAYVLAFGAAYVSRRTEPGEYWSYGLDRVEPFTAFLNGVLLVPMVGYLVWESYQRFLKPVEIDPLMTAGLATGGLVVNFASVYYLQGGEMNLNEKGAYYHLIGDTGASVAVIVSMLVVEFTGSTLADPITAVLIAVIIIWSAVKLLRESGKIFFQRSPVSVDEVETRLKQLEGVVAVDDVHVWQLSSTIRVASMHLKDDVQSLEEREKLKTQAVDVLHDEFDVDHATIDMASESNEYAQVPEHQ
- a CDS encoding DUF7521 family protein encodes the protein MKEVVPAIAIVKFVILILGGGITYIAFKAYRRTGENSLRVLGIGFGVLTLGALLTGVANQFFSVSLAYVVLINSMFVAFALAIIMYSLYIQK
- a CDS encoding DsbA family protein yields the protein MTDSERISTMLTSSGGGHRLLTRRQFLATSGVLALSGCLGGENNESTNAAVDDAVANAPDPDDPTSSTYARAGAADRPTVTYYGNWKCPYCADFSTDFLGNIVTDYVEPGDISLQFRALAYIDGEPFLASDAPRAAQGGLGVWNVAPETYWRYHEYVFANQPPEGEEWATTNKLVSFAEEAGVTETEQLRTKIQEQAYESPVRETSQAAADAGVSGTPALVIDGETVNPLSDEQRTRTLIEQLADGS